The Xiphias gladius isolate SHS-SW01 ecotype Sanya breed wild chromosome 9, ASM1685928v1, whole genome shotgun sequence genome window below encodes:
- the LOC120794706 gene encoding aquaporin-8-like encodes MGVEKMEMEDGDSTLMEQGKKPPLSKPPNKYETLFQPCLAEIVGTMFFVFIGCVSVIENVPAAGRLQPALVHGLAVAVMVAVMDNISGSHFNPPFTIAIYLCGGIKLMMVGLYLVSQLIGGVLGAGMAKLMTPAERYNNATGAAFDILKSEGQLPGAIFGEVAMTCLVTMVVLLVAVNSKTKTPLAPFLVGCTVIINILAGGDVSGTCLNPARAFGPAVMTNYWTYHWVYWVGPIGGGLLAAALVRLILGDNKLRVIMKS; translated from the exons ATGGGAGttgagaaaatggaaatggaagaCGGAGACTCCACTCTTATGGAGCAGGGCAAGAAGCCGCCTTTGTCCAAACCTCCCAACAAATATGAGACACTGTTCCAGCCCTGCCTGGCCGAGATTGTGGGGACcatgttctttgttttcattggctgtgtgtctgttattGAGAACGTGCCAGCGGCTGGACGGCTGCAGCCGGCTCTGGTGCATGGACTGGCTGTGGCAGTGATGGTGGCAGTCATGGATAACATCAG TGGCTCCCATTTCAACCCTCCCTTCACTATTGCCATCTACCTGTGTGGAGGCATTAAGCTGATGATGGTGGGACTCTATCTTGTTAGCCAGCTGATTGGGGGAGTGCTTGGAGCTGGAATGGCCAAG TTGATGACCCCTGCAGAACGCTACAACAATGCCACAGGAGCAGCGTTTGATATCCTCAAGTCGGAGGGCCAGCTGCCCGGGGCCATCTTTGGGGAGGTGGCCATGACCTGCCTAGTCACCatggtggtgctgctggtggCAGTCAACAGCAAGACAAAAACCCCGCTGGCTCCTTTCCTGGTGGGCTGCACCGTCATCATTAACATCCTGGCAGG GGGCGATGTGTCAGGAACGTGTCTGAACCCTGCCAGGGCTTTCGGCCCAGCTGTGATGACCAACTACTGGACCTACCACTGGGTCTACTGGGTCGGACCCATAGGAGGAGGTCTACTGGCCGCCGCCTTGGTCAG GCTCATTCTCGGTGATAATAAATTACGGGTTATTATGAAATCATAA
- the hbae5 gene encoding hemoglobin, alpha embryonic 5, with protein MSLTEKDKAAVKALWAKISKSADAIGADAVSRMLTVYPQTKTYFSHWKDLSHGSAPVKAHGKKVMTGVAQAVSKIDDLTKGLLELSERHAFQMRVDPANFKILSHCVLVVIANMFPAEFTPEAHVAMDKFLGSVSTALSERYR; from the exons ATGAGTTTGACTGAGAAAGACAAGGCCGCCGTCAAGGCGCTGTGGGCCAAAATCTCCAAGTCAGCGGATGCGATTGGGGCTGATGCTGTGAGCAG GATGCTCACCGTCTATCCCCAAACTAAGACCTACTTCTCCCACTGGAAAGACCTGAGCCACGGCTCTGCCCCGGTGAAGGCCCACGGGAAGAAGGTGATGACCGGAGTCGCGCAGGCTGTGTCCAAGATTGACGACCTGACCAAGGGCCTGCTGGAGCTCAGCGAGCGGCACGCCTTCCAGATGAGAGTGGACCCGGCCAACTTCAAG ATCCTGTCCCACTGCGTTCTCGTGGTGATCGCCAACATGTTCCCTGCGGAATTCACCCCTGAGGCCCACGTAGCCATGGACAAATTCCTGGGCAGCGTGTCCACGGCTCTCTCTGAGAGATACCGCTGA
- the lcmt1 gene encoding leucine carboxyl methyltransferase 1, whose translation MAARQPFTDTDTADEAVRATCDDATTCKRFATSKGYWKDPYIQYFARSVGERKAPEINRGYYARVQGVNHLLDAFIRKAECDCQVINLGAGLDTTFWRLKDENLMPRKFFEVDFPTIVARKIHNIKTKPPLSKPIIETHSTDSLLLDSHSLDSDRYCIIGADLRDVSNLDEKLKKFQLNPELPTLLLSECVLVYITPSQSSNLVHWAAETFHTAMFISYEQVNMSDRFGQVMIENLQRRQCTLSGVEACQSLDSQKERFLKTGWEHADALDMMTIYSMLPQGDVARIERLEFLDEKELLQQLLQHYSICWATKDKLNLGLSQLAF comes from the exons ATGGCAGCTCGGCAACCCTTCACAGACACGGACACTGCCGACGAAGCAGTGAGGGCGACGTGTGACGATGCAACCACATGCAAAAG GTTTGCTACCAGTAAAGGCTACTGGAAGGACCCATATATCCAGTACTTTGCGAGATCTGTAGGAGAGAGGAAGGCCCCTGAAATCAACAGGG GTTACTATGCCCGTGTTCAAGGGGTGAACCATCTACTCGATGCGTTTATAAGGAAAGCAGAGTGTGACTGTCAAGTAATCAACCTGGGAGCTGGACTGGACACCACATTTTGGAGACTAAAG GATGAAAACCTCATGCCACGGAAGTTCTTTGAAGTTGACTTTCCGACCATTGTGGCCAGgaaaatacacaatataaa GACAAAACCACCCCTGTCCAAACCCATCATCGAAACCCACTCAACAGACTCTTTACTACTAG attCTCACAGCCTGGACTCAGACCGTTACTGTATCATCGGCGCAGACCTAAGAGACGTCTCTAATTTGGATGAAAAACTGAAGAAGTTCCAGCTTAATCCAGA ATTACCTACGTTGCTCCTGTCAGAGTGTGTGCTTGTCTATATCACGCCCTCCCAGTCCTCCAACCTAGTTCACTGGGCAGCAGAGACCTTCCACACTGCCATGTTCATCAGTTACGAACAG GTGAACATGAGTGATCGATTTGGCCAGGTGATGATCGAAAACCTGCAGCGCCGCCAGTGCACACTGTCAGGAGTAGAGGCCTGCCAGTCCTTGGACTCTCAG aAGGAGCGGTTTCTGAAGACTGGCTGGGAGCATGCTGATGCTCTGGATATGATGACGATCTACAGTATGCTTCCTCAGGGTGACGTGGCAAG AATTGAGCGACTGGAGTTCCTGGACGAGAAGGAGCTGTTGCAACAACTTCTTCAACACTACAGCATCTGCTGGGCCACCAAGGACAAACTCAACCTGG GTCTGTCACAGTTGGCGTTTTGA
- the aqp8a.1 gene encoding aquaporin-8a.1, with the protein MSGAETKTEVFAVLDMGEQATEKGSRNTNKRRCIYEQHVQPCLAELFGTGLFVFVGCASVIGNVGAGGVLQPAVAHGLALGVLIVVFGNISGGHFNPVVSLSVYLCGGMKLLLLVPYILAQMFGGMVGAALAKAMCPTNQYEAVLGGALHPSISDLGKTTLAEAMMTLFLTTVVCMGAVNNQTRSPWAPFCIGLTVTANIFAGGMVSGACMNPARAFGPAVVASHWNHHWIYWVGPTCGALLTVSFIRLLFGDQKTRVVLK; encoded by the exons ATGTCAGGGGCAGAAACCAAGACAGAGGTCTTCGCAGTCCTTGATATGGGAGAGCAGGCAACGGAGAAAGGCTCGAGAAACACGAACAAGAGGAGATGCATATACGAGCAGCATGTGCAGCCCTGTCTGGCCGAGCTGTTTGGGACcggtctgtttgtgtttgtggggtGTGCATCTGTTATAGGGAATGTGGGAGCAGGTGGTGTCCTCCAGCCGGCTGTGGCACATGGACTGGCGCTGGGTGTTCTCATCGTGGTGTTTGGGAACATTAG TGGGGGCCACTTTAACCCTGTGGTGTCTCTGAGCGTCTACCTGTGTGGAGGGATGAAGCTGCTTCTGCTGGTGCCTTATATCCTGGCTCAGATGTTTGGAGGGATGGTTGGTGCTGCTTTGGCCAAG GCAATGTGCCCCACTAACCAGTATGAAGCTGTCCTCGGAGGAGCCCTTCACCCCAGCATCAGCGATCTGGGTAAAACCACACTGGCAGAGGCGATGATGACCCTGTTCCTCACCACAGTGGTGTGCATGGGGGCTGTCAACAACCAAACCCGTTCTCCGTGGGCTCCTTTCTGCATCGGCCTCACCGTGACAGCCAACATATTTGCTGG AGGGATGGTGTCTGGAGCCTGCATGAACCCTGCCCGAGCCTTCGGTCCTGCGGTGGTTGCCTCCCACTGGAACCATCACTGGATTTACTGGGTTGGACCCACCTGTGGTGCGCTGCTCACTGTCAGCTTCAtcag GTTGTTATTTGGTGACCAGAAGACTCGAGTTGTGCTGAAGTGA